Proteins from one Oncorhynchus tshawytscha isolate Ot180627B linkage group LG16, Otsh_v2.0, whole genome shotgun sequence genomic window:
- the nrros gene encoding transforming growth factor beta activator LRRC33 yields the protein MPIQGLLPTLVCLTIWTLWSLLIPALSHPHHSLCRLTQKIALCSDSEISSVPRDLPDNIEELHLTHNHIQMLQDDSLSRYISLRTLSCAKNRLETVGSKLFHNSPHLESLNLAANQLHVGYQETSRALLTLSRLKVLDLSENQLTNDIASVLLQNMTSLEYLNLSRNLLLRLDESSFSDLHQLRELDLQRNMLFEIVDAFDHLHKLQRLNLAFNHLACLMDFDMTQLVVLNASHNNIEWFIANQDLQETFQLETLDLTNNNLLFFPFLPIQSRLRNLHLSQNRVSFYEHLADTAVYPNWTNSVQFFNLRGNVTNVTAQLWDESLHGDISSLDLLDLSGNQVGYFPQGFISKMPSLVRLRMQTNCLEVLNLTLEKLPGTLYELDVSNNRLTELHADQGSLSELGKLSYLNLSQNDLQSLPPRLFSSLTSISSVDISFNRIGICPLEEWGGNRDGGNQSDCVVWRNIISLRQLHLSGCNLGRLPSSAFTGTPLTHLELSNNPELNIGPRSIVGLSRTLHHLGLGNTGLIDFDFSPFHHLKSLNISRNSLTQLPASLQRLELRLLDLRDNKLNTVPSDQANTLALKLQTVFLNGNTFNCCQLDWYRTFERAKTVNIIDLSDISCQDLTKNTHKVVFLDPLMCGGSEEESVYWYILLFIVPVLCLVGISVIFLLTFRPRLLPKAIKNKCRRPTSY from the exons ATGCCCATCCAAGGCCTACTCCCTACCCTGGTCTGTCTCACCATCTGGACCCTGTGGAGCCTGCTAATACCTGCCCTCAGCCACCCTCACCACAGCCTCTGCAGACTG ACCCAAAAGATTGCTCTCTGTAGTGATAGTGAGATCTCATCTGTGCCGAGGGACCTACCGGACAACATAGAGGAACTCCACCTGACCCATAACCACATTCAGATGCTACAAGATGACTCACTCTCCCGCTACATCTCCCTTCGCACTCTAAGCTGTGCAAAAAATCGCTTGGAGACAGTGGGGTCAAAACTCTTTCACAACTCACCTCATCTAGAGAGCCTCAATCTAGCTGCCAATCAACTTCACGTTGGATACCAGGAAACTAGCAGGGCACTGCTCACCCTGTCTAGACTCAAAGTTCTGGATCTGTCAGAAAACCAGCTTACAAACGACATAGCTTCGGTCCTCCTCCAGAATATGACGTCCCTGGAGTACCTCAACCTTTCCAGGAACCTCCTGCTGAGGCTGGACGAAAGTTCCTTCAGCGACCTCCACCAGCTCAGAGAGCTGGACCTACAGAGGAACATGCTGTTTGAGATCGTTGATGCCTTTGACCACCTGCACAAGCTCCAGAGACTAAACCTGGCCTTCAACCACCTGGCCTGCCTGATGGACTTCGACATGACCCAGCTCGTGGTGCTCAACGCAAGTCACAACAACATTGAGTGGTTCATAGCCAACCAGGACCTCCAGGAAACTTTCCAGCTGGAGACCCTGGATCTCACAAACAACAACCTCCTtttcttccccttccttcccATCCAGAGCCGCCTGAGGAACCTCCATCTGTCCCAGAACAGGGTGAGCTTCTACGAACACCTGGCAGACACCGCTGTCTACCCAAACTGGACCAACAGTGTCCAGTTCTTCAACCTGAGGGGCAACGTGACCAATGTCACAGCCCAGCTGTGGGACGAGAGCCTTCACGGTGACATCTCCTCTCTAGACCTACTGGATCTGAGTGGAAATCAGGTGGGCTACTTCCCCCAAGGGTTTATCAGCAAAATGCCTAGCCTGGTCAGGCTCAGGATGCAGACAAACTGTCTCGAGGTTTTAAATCTAACACTGGAAAAACTTCCAGGGACGTTGTACGAGTTGGATGTGAGCAACAATAGATTGACGGAGCTCCATGCTGACCAAGGTAGTTTAAGTGAGTTAGGAAAACTGAGCTATCTCAACCTGAGCCAGAATGACCTGCAGAGTCTACCTCCTAGACTGTTCTCCTCTCTCACCAGCATCAGCTCTGTGGATATCAGCTTTAACAGAATTGGCATATGCCCCCTTGAGGAATGGGGCGGGAACAGAGATGGGGGTAACCAATCAGACTGTGTTGTTTGGAGAAACATCATCTCTCTGAGACAGCTCCACCTATCAGGGTGCAACCTGGGGAGACTGCCATCGTCAGCATTCACAGGGACACCTCTAACACACCTGGAGCTGTCTAACAACCCAGAACTCAACATTGGGCCCAGATCGATAGTAGGCCTCAGCAGAACTTTACACCATCTAGGATTGGGAAACACAGGCCTGATAGACTTTGACTTCTCCCCTTTCCACCACTTAAAGTCTTTGAACATTTCCAGAAACTCTCTTACTCAGCTCCCTGCTTCACTGCAACGCCTTGAGCTGAGGCTGCTGGACCTGAGGGACAACAAACTTAACACTGTCCCCTCAGATCAGGCTAACACATTAGCCTTGAAACTACAGACTGTTTTTCTTAATGGAAACACTTTCAACTGCTGCCAGTTGGACTGGTACAGGACGTTTGAGAGGGCGAAAACGGTCAATATCATCGACCTCTCAGACATTTCATGTCAGGATCTGACAAAAAATACACACAAAGTGGTGTTTTTAGACCCTTTAATGTGTGGTGGGAGTGAGGAGGAGTCTGTATACTGGTACATCCTGTTGTTTATCGTACCTGTCCTCTGCCTGGTTGGGATTTCTGTCATCTTCCTGCTCACCTTCAGGCCCAGACTGCTTCCCAAGGCCATTAAAAATAAATGCCGGAGGCCCACGTCATACTGA